The following coding sequences lie in one Arabidopsis thaliana chromosome 3, partial sequence genomic window:
- a CDS encoding Pectate lyase family protein (Pectate lyase family protein; FUNCTIONS IN: lyase activity, pectate lyase activity; INVOLVED IN: biological_process unknown; LOCATED IN: endomembrane system; EXPRESSED IN: 20 plant structures; EXPRESSED DURING: 14 growth stages; CONTAINS InterPro DOMAIN/s: Pectin lyase fold/virulence factor (InterPro:IPR011050), Pectate lyase, N-terminal (InterPro:IPR007524), AmbAllergen (InterPro:IPR018082), Pectate lyase/Amb allergen (InterPro:IPR002022), Pectin lyase fold (InterPro:IPR012334); BEST Arabidopsis thaliana protein match is: Pectate lyase family protein (TAIR:AT5G15110.1); Has 1587 Blast hits to 1580 proteins in 266 species: Archae - 0; Bacteria - 700; Metazoa - 0; Fungi - 174; Plants - 701; Viruses - 0; Other Eukaryotes - 12 (source: NCBI BLink).) — METARLFKLVCVICIASLIPTIRANVADETDEYWVNKANEARKHTLMAYHPDPYEIVDHFHERHYDNSTDVEGTEEEKAVASEEEDVIEMISSPTNSTRRSLTGRGKGKGKGKWSKLTGPCTASNPIDKCWRCQPDWARRRKKLVHCVRGFGYRTTGGKRGRIYVVTSPRDDDMVNPRPGTLRHAVIQKEPLWIVFKHDMSIRLSQELMITSDKTIDARGANVHIAYGAGITMQYVHNIIIHGLHVHHIVKSSGGLIRDSINHFGHRGEADGDGISIFGATNIWLDHISMSKCQDGLIDAIMGSTAITISNSHFTHHNDVMLLGAQNNNMDDKKMQVTVAYNHFGKGLVQRMPRVRWGFVHVVNNDYTHWELYAIGGSQGPTILSHGNRFIAPPHKQHYREVTKRDYASESEWKNWNWRSEKDVFMNNAYFRQSGNPHFKCSHSRQQMIKPKNGMAVSKLTKYAGALDCRVGKAC, encoded by the exons atggaGACGGCTAGGCTTTTCAAATTAGTGTGTGTGATATGTATTGCCAGTTTGATTCCGACCATACGAGCCAATGTTGCTGATGAGACCGATGAGTATTGGGTAAACAAGGCCAATGAAGCTCGTAAACATACCCTTATGGCTTATCATCCCGACCCTTATGAGATCGTCGACCACTTCCACGAGCGTCATTACGA CAACTCGACTGACGTCGAGGGGACCGAGGAAGAGAAGGCGGTCGCTTCCGAGGAAGAGGACGTCATTGAGATGATTTCTAGTCCGACAAACAGCACAAGGCGGAGCCTAACCGGTAGGGGCAagggaaaaggaaaaggaaaatggAGCAAGCTAACGGGACCTTGCACCGCAAGCAACCCCATCGATAAATGCTGGCGTTGCCAGCCTGATTGGGCCAGACGTCGCAAGAAGCTCGTTCACTGTGTCCGTGGGTTTGGTTACAGGACCACCGGAGGCAAACGCGGCCGCATCTATGTAGTCACGAGCCCCAGAGACGATGATATGGTGAACCCTAGACCTGGAACACTACGTCACGCTGTGATCCAGAAAGAACCTCTATGGATCGTTTTTAAGCACGATATGAGCATTCGGTTAAGCCAAGAGCTGATGATTACTAGTGACAAGACAATCGATGCTCGTGGCGCTAACGTGCACATCGCATATGGTGCTGGTATCACGATGCAGTACGTGCACAATATCATCATCCATGGGCTTCACGTCCACCACATCGTGAAAAGCAGTGGTGGTTTGATAAGAGATTCGATTAACCACTTTGGGCATAGAGGAGAGGCTGATGGAGATGGTATCTCTATCTTTGGGGCAACAAACATTTGGCTTGACCACATTTCTATGTCTAAATGCCAAGATGGACTTATCGACGCTATAATGGGTTCCACCGCAATCACCATCTCTAACTCTCATTTCACCCACCACAACGAT GTGATGTTGCTTGGtgcacaaaacaacaacatggATGACAAGAAGATGCAAGTCACAGTGGCTTACAACCATTTCGGAAAAGGACTTGTGCAGAGGATGCCTAGGGTCCGATGGGGTTTCGTCCACGTTGTCAACAATGACTACACTCATTGGGAGCTTTACGCGATCGGTGGTAGCCAAGGTCCTACCATTCTCAGCCATGGAAACCGTTTCATCGCTCCTCCTCACAAACAACACTACAGAGAG gtGACAAAGAGGGATTATGCTTCAGAAAGCGAATGGAAAAACTGGAACTGGAGATCCGAGAAAGATGTTTTCATGAACAATGCATATTTCAGACAATCTGGAAATCCTCATTTCAAGTGTTCGCATTCTAGGCAACAGATGATAAAGCCCAAAAATGGTATGGCCGTTTCTAAGCTTACCAAATACGCCGGAGCATTGGATTGCCGGGTCGGAAAAGCATGCTAA
- a CDS encoding uncharacterized protein (unknown protein; FUNCTIONS IN: molecular_function unknown; INVOLVED IN: biological_process unknown; LOCATED IN: endomembrane system; EXPRESSED IN: 9 plant structures; EXPRESSED DURING: L mature pollen stage, M germinated pollen stage, 4 anthesis, C globular stage, petal differentiation and expansion stage; Has 50 Blast hits to 50 proteins in 23 species: Archae - 0; Bacteria - 28; Metazoa - 15; Fungi - 0; Plants - 4; Viruses - 0; Other Eukaryotes - 3 (source: NCBI BLink).), producing the protein MAKNSYALSGLIVALVIALVCNIDDAAARDVKLVKLRDVKPETLNKLKGEKESELMQAEEKNNLLKEIEKAKKLLGELKTLKKQSTGDMKSELKSLVKSESLLNEISDSLKNGTYNHIKANIFVEKESFFYRAWKENAYNSVVPEKEKEYMSTIKRIVKLVKKT; encoded by the coding sequence ATGGCAAAGAATTCTTATGCACTGTCTGGGTTAATTGTGGCCCTAGTCATCGCATTGGTATGCAACATTGATGACGCTGCAGCGAGAGACGTGAAGCTAGTGAAGCTCCGCGATGTAAAACCCGAAACTTTGAACAAGttgaaaggagaaaaagaaagtgaacTCATGCAAGCAGAGGAGAAAAACAATCTTCTAAAGGAAATTGAGAAGGCAAAGAAATTGCTCGGAGAATTGAAAACGTTAAAGAAGCAATCAACTGGTGATATGAAAAGCGAATTGAAATCTTTGGTGAAATCTGAATCGTTACTTAATGAAATTTCAGATTCTCTGAAGAATGGAACGTACAACCATATTAAAGcaaacatttttgttgaaaaagaaTCATTTTTCTACAGAGCATGGAAGGAGAATGCCTATAATTCGGTGGTTccggagaaggagaaagagtaTATGTCTACCATAAAACGCATTGTCAAGTTGGTGAAGAAAacttag
- a CDS encoding Galactose mutarotase-like superfamily protein (Galactose mutarotase-like superfamily protein; FUNCTIONS IN: carbohydrate binding, isomerase activity, aldose 1-epimerase activity, catalytic activity; INVOLVED IN: galactose metabolic process, hexose metabolic process, carbohydrate metabolic process; LOCATED IN: endomembrane system; EXPRESSED IN: root; CONTAINS InterPro DOMAIN/s: Aldose 1-epimerase (InterPro:IPR008183), Glycoside hydrolase-type carbohydrate-binding (InterPro:IPR011013), Aldose 1-epimerase, subgroup (InterPro:IPR015443), Glycoside hydrolase-type carbohydrate-binding, subgroup (InterPro:IPR014718); BEST Arabidopsis thaliana protein match is: Galactose mutarotase-like superfamily protein (TAIR:AT5G15140.1); Has 6350 Blast hits to 6088 proteins in 1398 species: Archae - 6; Bacteria - 3037; Metazoa - 664; Fungi - 417; Plants - 287; Viruses - 26; Other Eukaryotes - 1913 (source: NCBI BLink).), which translates to MVRISVLVCLVLLVTIGVMVSVSLADNNEEKSTDLKKFKGGVTDHSISKANDNDHDDDDHDQDDDNDGDHDDDDHDDDNDHDDDNNDHDDDDNNDDNNDGDDDHDDDNNDDGDDEKKTLRVHELKKGNLTVKFTNRGASIMSLLFPNINGKLEDIVLGYDSVNDHMIDTVFCGVTLARVASKKEKAAANDGKNTIHGGTKESSDVIWRVKKHKHNGKKPYIVFTYTTSPDGDQGKLEVTVTYKLVGENRLKMVMQAKAKEKTTPLNLVHRSYWNLGGHNNEDIFSEEIQILGSGYTHLDDNLTPTGKILAVKGTPFDFRQLRPIKDNINELKTGYGINYCLDGVANKMRKVVELVDNKSKIKMELSTDQSGLRLKTTKPKNGSVHKAYSGLCLESHAINYQYRSSQIIEPGETYKHTMLFKFSFVP; encoded by the exons atggttagGATTTCAGTTTTAGTGTGTTTGGTTCTTTTGGTTACAATAGGAGTCATGGTTAGTGTCTCACTCGCTGACAACAACGAAGAGAAATCGACTGATCTGAAGAAATTCAAAGGAGGAGTAACTGATCACTCGATTAGTAAGGCAAATGATAATGATCACGacgatgatgatcatgatcaaGACGATGATAATGATGGAGATCACGATGACGATGACCATGACGATGATAATGATCATGACGATGATAATaatgatcatgatgatgatgataataatgatgataataatgatGGAGACGATGaccatgatgatgataataacGATGATGGTGATGACGAAAAGAAGACGTTGAGGGTACACGAGCTAAAGAAGGGGAATCTAACGGTCAAATTTACAAACCGGGGTGCTTCTATCATGTCTCTCCTTTTCCCCAATATAAATG GAAAATTAGAGGACATTGTTCTGGGATATGACAGCGTCAATGACCACATG ATTGACACGGTATTTTGTGGAGTGACGTTGGCACGTGTAGCCAGTAAAAAGGAAAAGGCCGCTGCAAACGATGGCAAAAACACGATCCATg GTGGGACGAAAGAGTCTAGCGATGTGATTTGGAGAGttaagaaacacaaacataatGGCAAAAAACCTTATATTGTTTTCACATACACAACAAGTCCTGATGGCGATCAAG GGAAACTTGAAGTCACTGTGACATATAAGCTGGTAGGAGAAAACAGATTGAAAATGGTGATGCAAGCAAAGGCTAAAGAGAAAACTACTCCGTTGAATTTGGTTCATCGTTCTTATTGGAATCTTGGTGGTCATAACAATGAAGATATCTTCTCTGAAGAAATTCAAATTCTCGGTTCCGGTTATACTCATCTCGACGATAATCTCACTCCAACCGGGAAAATCCTCGCCGTTAAAGGAACACCCTTCGATTTTCGCCAACTCCGACCTATTAAAGACAACATCAATGAGCTTAAGACAGG GTATGGTATAAATTATTGTCTAGATGGTGTTGCAAATAAGATGAGAAAAGTCGTGGAGCTTGTGGACAATAAATCGAAGATAAAAATGGAGTTATCTACAGACCAATCCGGTCTAAGGTTGAAAAccactaaaccaaaaaatggaTCGGTTCATAAAGCTTACTCTGGTTTATGTCTAGAATCACATGCAATCAATTACCAATATCGTTCTTCGCAGATAATTGAACCGGGGGAAACTTATAAGCATACTATGCtctttaagttttcttttgttccgTAA